The Bradyrhizobium ottawaense genome window below encodes:
- a CDS encoding Shedu immune nuclease family protein — translation MSDDYDERQMFFERRTDKTIISKRFPSAPSGQMLRIATHIVQGDSGLAFAQVKDEVVLRQTPSGRYEIKATFVEDDRSVRTLTIQKYSKRTGPIEKQSFSFVGSEIATLLNFVAGLKTVPFDDGSKVHLPDDILRDIILDQGQARRIFAKNSEVFLQLAQQEDLTRDLVAIGYRRKQLRYFERLLRDREFFAAEQDRLDCKPEALWQQFFEANTWIFGYGLSYQFASKLDEGKLERIVRGRDLTGPGKRADALMKTRGIVSSLCFVEIKRNDTPLLGPSEYRSGAWPPSSELVGGVAQTQMTVHAAVEAIGHKLSLEDELGDPTGEIVFSIEPRSCLVVGSLDEFKTENGVNISKFRSFELYRKNTWRPEILTFDELLQRARFIVEHEPADKEADG, via the coding sequence GTGTCCGACGACTATGACGAAAGGCAGATGTTCTTCGAAAGGCGCACTGATAAGACGATTATCAGCAAGCGCTTTCCCAGCGCCCCCTCGGGACAGATGCTCCGCATCGCTACGCACATTGTGCAGGGCGATTCCGGCCTCGCGTTCGCGCAGGTGAAGGACGAGGTTGTCCTGCGGCAGACGCCGTCTGGACGATACGAAATAAAGGCGACCTTTGTCGAGGACGACAGGTCGGTAAGAACGCTGACGATTCAGAAGTACAGCAAGCGAACCGGCCCGATTGAAAAGCAGTCCTTCTCATTTGTCGGATCGGAAATCGCCACACTCTTGAATTTCGTGGCAGGCCTGAAGACGGTGCCATTCGATGATGGATCGAAGGTGCATCTTCCCGATGACATATTGCGCGACATCATTCTTGATCAAGGGCAGGCTCGACGCATCTTCGCCAAGAATTCGGAGGTATTCTTGCAACTTGCTCAGCAGGAAGACCTGACACGGGACTTGGTGGCCATCGGATACAGACGCAAGCAACTTCGTTACTTCGAGAGACTGCTAAGAGATCGGGAATTTTTTGCTGCCGAGCAAGATCGGCTCGATTGCAAGCCCGAGGCTTTGTGGCAACAGTTTTTCGAGGCCAACACCTGGATATTTGGGTACGGCCTATCCTACCAGTTCGCTTCGAAACTCGATGAAGGCAAGCTTGAGCGAATTGTGAGGGGACGAGACTTAACCGGACCTGGCAAGCGAGCAGACGCGCTGATGAAAACGCGCGGCATCGTGAGTTCTCTCTGCTTTGTTGAGATTAAGCGGAACGACACGCCGCTGCTTGGACCGAGTGAGTACCGCTCCGGAGCATGGCCGCCTTCATCCGAATTGGTGGGCGGCGTGGCTCAGACTCAAATGACCGTTCATGCAGCTGTGGAGGCAATCGGTCACAAGTTATCGCTCGAAGACGAGTTGGGCGATCCAACGGGAGAAATTGTTTTCAGCATCGAGCCGCGATCTTGCCTCGTTGTTGGCAGTCTCGATGAGTTCAAGACCGAGAACGGCGTGAACATCTCCAAATTTCGTTCGTTTGAGCTTTATCGCAAGAATACTTGGCGACCGGAGATACTGACTTTTGACGAACTGTTGCAGCGCGCTCGCTTTATCGTCGAACACGAGCCGGCGGACAAAGAAGCTGATGGCTAG
- a CDS encoding retron Ec67 family RNA-directed DNA polymerase/endonuclease, producing MTQLARLRGVKTLPQLARVLGVQPASLSFVLYWLPDQQKYEQFTIPKKGGGWRLITAPKPRLKMIQTKLADLLLDIHVELEQSRSRSQCQLAHGFKRGLSIVTNATAHRNKRFVFNADLKDFFPSINFGRVRGFFQWDNNFSLDPKVATIIAQIACRDNQLPQGSPCSPVISNLIAHILDIHINRLARAGRCTYTRYVDDITFSTNEKEFPSSIARLVRGSTDKWVPGDSLVKRVYSSGYSLNYDKTRMQRRDSRQDTTGLIVNKKVNVRNEYYKTARAKCDHLFKNGFCFSDKDRKPIFDDALDGTMGFIRQIRGLKTKDWQSEQNSFFKLYRQFLDYRAFHGITRPKIICEGKTDNIYLRCAFQRLRARFPAFIHPDPLVGLTVDLFNYTEAAATFQDLSGGTNDLSKLLSHYAARVSPFKLSPDQPVIMIVDNDKGSADLFRKLTKMLGRVVGGLDPFYYVCANLYVVPVPKGITTLEAAIEDLFEPALLARTIKGKNFDRTGKEKDRSKWYSKVEFATEVVKPERATINFSGFEPLLQAISDACKDFTGRRAAPSKPLPSASASAGSP from the coding sequence ATGACACAACTGGCTAGACTCAGAGGCGTCAAAACGCTCCCCCAACTGGCACGAGTTTTAGGAGTCCAACCAGCATCCTTGTCGTTCGTTTTGTACTGGCTGCCTGATCAGCAAAAGTACGAGCAGTTCACTATACCCAAGAAAGGAGGCGGCTGGCGACTAATCACGGCCCCCAAGCCCCGCCTCAAGATGATTCAGACAAAGTTGGCTGATCTTCTTTTGGACATTCACGTTGAGTTAGAACAGTCCCGCTCCCGAAGTCAGTGCCAGCTGGCACACGGCTTCAAGAGGGGCCTTTCTATCGTCACGAACGCCACGGCGCACCGAAACAAGCGGTTCGTGTTCAACGCCGACCTGAAAGACTTCTTTCCCTCAATTAACTTCGGCAGAGTTCGCGGCTTCTTCCAGTGGGACAATAACTTTTCACTCGATCCAAAGGTCGCGACTATAATCGCGCAGATCGCTTGCCGCGACAATCAGCTGCCTCAGGGAAGCCCGTGCTCGCCAGTGATATCAAATCTGATAGCTCATATCCTTGATATTCATATCAATAGGTTAGCTCGGGCCGGTAGGTGCACATACACCCGCTACGTGGACGACATCACGTTCTCAACGAATGAAAAGGAATTCCCGTCCTCGATCGCGAGGCTGGTGCGTGGTTCAACAGACAAGTGGGTTCCGGGGGACAGTCTCGTCAAGCGCGTGTATTCATCCGGCTATTCGCTGAACTACGACAAGACGCGAATGCAGCGACGGGACTCACGCCAGGACACGACGGGTCTCATCGTCAACAAGAAGGTCAACGTCCGCAACGAATACTATAAGACAGCCCGCGCCAAGTGCGACCATTTGTTCAAAAACGGCTTCTGCTTCTCAGATAAAGATCGAAAGCCCATATTCGATGACGCCTTGGACGGGACGATGGGTTTCATTCGCCAAATACGCGGACTCAAGACCAAAGATTGGCAGAGTGAGCAAAACAGCTTCTTCAAGCTATATCGGCAGTTTTTGGATTACCGGGCGTTCCACGGAATCACACGCCCCAAAATCATTTGCGAGGGAAAGACCGACAATATCTATCTGCGATGCGCGTTCCAGAGACTGAGAGCAAGATTTCCGGCTTTTATCCATCCAGATCCCTTGGTGGGTCTCACGGTCGACCTTTTCAACTACACCGAAGCGGCCGCCACCTTTCAGGATCTATCCGGTGGCACCAACGACTTATCCAAGCTCCTGTCGCACTATGCCGCAAGAGTGTCGCCCTTCAAGCTCTCGCCAGACCAACCCGTGATCATGATCGTCGACAACGACAAGGGATCAGCCGATCTGTTTAGGAAATTGACCAAGATGCTCGGCAGGGTCGTCGGCGGGCTCGATCCATTCTACTACGTTTGCGCAAACCTTTATGTCGTGCCAGTCCCGAAGGGCATAACAACCCTTGAGGCAGCCATCGAGGACCTGTTCGAACCGGCGCTTCTTGCCAGGACCATCAAGGGCAAAAACTTCGATAGAACCGGCAAGGAGAAGGATCGAAGCAAGTGGTACTCCAAGGTCGAGTTCGCAACTGAGGTTGTGAAGCCCGAGCGAGCTACAATCAACTTCTCCGGTTTCGAACCGCTCCTGCAGGCCATATCAGACGCATGCAAAGACTTTACCGGACGTCGGGCCGCACCGTCCAAACCTTTGCCCAGCGCCTCCGCGAGCGCCGGTTCTCCGTAA
- a CDS encoding Twin-arginine translocation pathway signal — protein sequence MTMVVLNRRNLLVAGGSVLASGVFAAGVPGLLLPARADALAPTETMSGGANNYRKGAAIVDRIGKGGFWMSGTVRRAGDGAPLAGQRIQIWAHTTEGQEHEPQSHGATLTDKDGKFRLEMPQIIPIFGQPHGHLAYDSGEFKTVFLRPVMRSAKETSLEAHFVLQPA from the coding sequence ATGACCATGGTCGTACTCAATCGCCGCAACCTGCTGGTCGCGGGCGGCTCCGTCCTGGCGAGCGGGGTTTTCGCAGCCGGCGTGCCTGGCCTGCTGTTGCCCGCTCGCGCCGACGCCCTCGCGCCGACGGAAACGATGTCGGGCGGCGCCAACAACTACCGCAAGGGTGCGGCGATCGTGGATCGGATCGGCAAGGGTGGTTTCTGGATGAGCGGCACCGTGCGCCGCGCCGGCGACGGCGCTCCGCTCGCGGGGCAGCGTATCCAGATCTGGGCGCACACGACCGAAGGCCAGGAGCACGAGCCGCAGAGCCACGGCGCCACGCTCACCGACAAGGACGGCAAGTTCCGGCTCGAGATGCCGCAGATCATTCCGATCTTCGGCCAGCCGCATGGTCACCTCGCCTATGACAGCGGCGAATTCAAAACCGTCTTTCTGCGGCCGGTGATGCGCAGCGCCAAGGAAACCAGCCTCGAGGCGCACTTCGTCCTGCAGCCGGCCTGA
- a CDS encoding ferric reductase-like transmembrane domain-containing protein: MTGWRSARAILIWVALALAIGVPIAAAATSEQLAWRGPVYILAGFAGIIALGLVLVQPLLIGGYLPPLSAYRGRRAHHWIGGALAFAVLIHVAGLWITSPPDMIDALTFSSPTPFSPFGVTAMWAIFIVALLASLRRRLELRPRTWRIIHIPLAFVIVAGSVVHCLLIEGTMETISKAVLCAAVLAATIKAMIDLQVWRKRRELRGESAARQ; encoded by the coding sequence ATGACGGGGTGGAGATCGGCCCGGGCGATCCTGATCTGGGTTGCCCTCGCCCTGGCCATCGGCGTGCCGATCGCTGCCGCTGCGACAAGCGAGCAGCTCGCATGGCGCGGTCCGGTCTACATCCTCGCCGGCTTCGCCGGGATCATCGCGCTCGGTCTCGTGCTGGTTCAGCCTCTGCTGATCGGCGGATATCTGCCTCCACTGTCGGCCTATCGCGGACGGCGTGCCCATCACTGGATCGGCGGCGCACTGGCCTTCGCGGTGCTGATCCACGTCGCCGGCCTCTGGATCACCAGTCCGCCCGACATGATCGACGCGCTGACCTTCTCATCGCCGACGCCATTCTCGCCCTTCGGCGTGACCGCGATGTGGGCCATCTTCATCGTTGCGCTGCTGGCGTCCCTGCGCCGGCGGTTGGAGCTGCGACCGCGCACCTGGCGCATCATTCATATTCCCCTCGCGTTCGTCATCGTCGCGGGCAGCGTGGTCCACTGCCTCCTGATCGAGGGAACGATGGAGACGATCTCGAAGGCCGTGCTTTGCGCGGCCGTCCTCGCGGCGACGATCAAAGCCATGATCGACCTGCAGGTGTGGCGAAAGCGAAGGGAACTGCGCGGGGAGAGCGCTGCGCGGCAGTGA
- a CDS encoding M48 family metalloprotease — protein MLTRRCCIAGCGLLLFGGIGARAADARHNPSYGCSLTASEASNILGDKQDGGNVREMPSIPKSGDKDFDRALAETLVRISDCLNVTPSFAYFDDHDSPNAFALREKRVAGTDGTVLFGQRLLKQLMADPEAGDAAVAGICAHEFGHVLQWKVGVDEILLDGQPTVKRVELHADFLAGYFAGVRKLQQSSFNAAVIALTQFNAGDNMLKHPKHHGTPKERGDAIVKGYQTGHDDRKSLLDALNIGEKYVKANF, from the coding sequence ATGCTGACACGACGATGTTGCATCGCGGGCTGTGGCCTTCTTCTTTTCGGCGGCATTGGTGCAAGGGCCGCCGACGCTCGCCACAATCCGTCCTATGGCTGCAGTCTGACCGCGAGCGAAGCCAGCAACATTCTCGGCGACAAGCAGGATGGCGGCAACGTGCGCGAGATGCCATCGATACCGAAGTCGGGCGACAAGGATTTCGACCGGGCGCTGGCGGAGACGCTGGTCCGGATTTCCGATTGTCTGAACGTCACGCCCAGCTTCGCCTATTTCGACGACCATGACTCGCCGAATGCCTTTGCGTTGCGGGAGAAGCGCGTGGCCGGGACCGATGGCACAGTGCTGTTCGGCCAACGGCTCCTGAAGCAATTGATGGCAGATCCCGAGGCGGGAGATGCCGCGGTCGCCGGCATCTGCGCCCACGAGTTTGGACATGTCCTGCAGTGGAAGGTGGGGGTGGACGAAATTCTCCTCGATGGGCAGCCCACCGTCAAACGGGTGGAGCTGCATGCGGATTTTCTTGCCGGTTATTTTGCAGGCGTTCGCAAATTGCAGCAATCGAGCTTCAACGCCGCCGTGATCGCCCTGACGCAATTCAACGCGGGCGACAACATGCTCAAGCACCCGAAACATCACGGCACCCCGAAAGAACGCGGGGACGCGATCGTCAAGGGTTACCAGACCGGACACGACGACAGGAAGTCGCTGCTGGACGCCCTCAATATCGGCGAGAAGTACGTCAAGGCGAACTTCTGA
- a CDS encoding LLM class flavin-dependent oxidoreductase, whose translation MIPFSVLDLAPIRQGGNAAQAFRNSLDLARHAEGWGFKRFWLAEHHNMTGIASAATSVVIGHIAGGTKTIRVGSGGIMLPNHSPLVIAEQFGTLESLYPGRIDLGLGRAPGTDQFTARAMRRDLATASENFPHDVLELQALLGDVQPNQAIRAVPGMGTKVPLWILGSSTFGAQLAAMLGLPFAFASHFAPQMMMPALREYRARFEPSAQLDKPYAMVGVNVFAADSDAEAQRMFSSLQQQFINLRRGTPGPLPPPVDDMDALWSPGEKAMVGQSLSCSAVGSPDVVEQKLKALLAETGADELITTGQIYDHAARLRSFEIAAAVRDRLAQQPAV comes from the coding sequence ATGATCCCCTTCTCCGTGCTCGACCTCGCACCGATCCGCCAAGGCGGCAACGCCGCGCAGGCGTTCCGCAATTCGCTCGATCTCGCCCGGCATGCGGAGGGCTGGGGCTTCAAGCGGTTCTGGCTCGCCGAGCATCACAACATGACGGGCATCGCGAGCGCGGCGACGTCGGTGGTGATCGGGCATATCGCGGGCGGAACGAAGACGATCCGCGTCGGCTCCGGCGGGATCATGCTGCCGAACCATTCGCCGCTGGTCATCGCCGAGCAGTTCGGCACGCTGGAATCGCTCTATCCCGGGCGGATCGATCTCGGGCTCGGGCGGGCGCCGGGCACCGACCAGTTCACCGCGCGGGCGATGCGGCGCGACCTCGCGACGGCATCGGAGAATTTTCCGCATGACGTGCTGGAATTGCAGGCGCTGCTTGGCGATGTGCAGCCGAACCAGGCGATCCGCGCCGTGCCCGGCATGGGAACGAAGGTGCCGCTCTGGATTTTGGGATCGAGCACGTTTGGCGCGCAGCTTGCCGCAATGCTCGGGCTGCCGTTCGCCTTCGCCTCGCATTTCGCGCCGCAGATGATGATGCCGGCGCTGCGCGAATATCGCGCGCGCTTCGAGCCGTCGGCGCAGCTCGACAAGCCCTATGCGATGGTCGGCGTCAACGTGTTCGCGGCCGATAGCGACGCGGAGGCGCAGCGGATGTTTTCCTCGCTGCAGCAGCAATTCATCAATTTGCGCCGCGGCACGCCCGGCCCGCTGCCGCCGCCGGTGGACGACATGGATGCGCTGTGGTCGCCGGGGGAGAAGGCCATGGTCGGCCAATCGCTGTCCTGCTCCGCGGTCGGCTCGCCTGATGTGGTCGAGCAGAAGCTGAAGGCGCTGCTCGCCGAGACCGGCGCGGACGAACTGATCACCACGGGGCAGATCTACGACCACGCCGCGCGGCTGCGCTCGTTCGAGATCGCGGCGGCGGTGCGGGATCGGCTGGCGCAACAGCCGGCGGTGTGA
- a CDS encoding cyclic nucleotide-binding domain-containing protein has translation MVVTAPDLEAFLLATPFFGGLPEPGLDLLMSMLVERRFDAGATVVAEGEPGRSLFIVKSGRLAVSKRTNAGSVIPISVLERGDFFGEMTLIEMQNRSATVVAEAPTVLYELTAQNLYACYKADIHAYVIVLQNINRELCRRLRRADDRFARRAAGNDN, from the coding sequence ATGGTTGTCACGGCCCCCGATCTGGAAGCGTTCCTGCTCGCGACGCCGTTCTTCGGCGGCCTTCCGGAGCCAGGTCTCGACCTGCTGATGTCGATGCTGGTCGAGCGCCGCTTCGACGCGGGCGCAACCGTCGTGGCGGAGGGCGAGCCGGGCCGCTCGCTGTTCATCGTCAAATCCGGCCGGCTCGCGGTGAGCAAACGGACGAATGCGGGGAGCGTCATCCCGATTTCCGTGCTGGAGCGCGGCGACTTCTTCGGTGAGATGACGCTGATCGAAATGCAAAACCGCTCGGCAACGGTTGTCGCGGAGGCACCGACGGTGCTGTACGAGCTGACCGCCCAAAATCTCTACGCTTGCTACAAGGCCGACATCCACGCCTATGTGATCGTGCTGCAGAACATCAACCGCGAACTGTGTCGACGGCTGCGTCGGGCAGATGATCGGTTTGCGAGGCGTGCTGCGGGTAACGACAATTGA
- a CDS encoding RidA family protein has translation MITRSLPYEGLLHEIVEHNGVLYLGGIVPENAGLDMAGQADDVLRQLKTLLDGAGSDLSCVLQVTIFMADLADKAAFNQVWKRNFTADHLPARAAVGVADLGPGVKLELTAIAARR, from the coding sequence GTGATCACACGTTCCCTGCCCTATGAAGGACTGCTCCACGAAATCGTCGAGCATAATGGCGTGCTCTATCTCGGCGGCATCGTCCCTGAAAATGCGGGGCTCGATATGGCGGGCCAGGCCGACGATGTGCTGCGCCAGTTGAAGACTCTGCTCGATGGGGCCGGCTCCGATCTCTCCTGCGTTCTGCAGGTGACGATCTTTATGGCTGATCTCGCCGACAAGGCGGCGTTCAATCAGGTGTGGAAGCGCAATTTCACCGCGGACCACCTGCCGGCACGTGCGGCCGTTGGCGTTGCGGATCTCGGCCCGGGCGTCAAGCTGGAGCTGACGGCGATCGCCGCCCGCCGCTGA